The proteins below come from a single Candidatus Brocadia sp. genomic window:
- a CDS encoding PIN domain-containing protein: MKKIACYLDTTIFNFVFAEGDAERKDITAKFFNNLPSIAEGIYISEEVIREISRAPEPRKSQLEDLVRKTNPLLLDIDLETEELAERYIKEGIIPEKYRSDALHIAVTVINGIDVIVSWNFEHIVKLKTRIMVGGVNKLLGYHEIEICSPEEVVEP, encoded by the coding sequence ATGAAAAAAATTGCATGTTATCTTGACACAACGATATTTAATTTTGTATTTGCAGAAGGCGATGCAGAAAGGAAGGATATTACGGCAAAGTTTTTCAACAATCTACCTTCAATAGCCGAAGGCATATACATTTCAGAAGAAGTAATCAGAGAGATTAGCAGGGCACCCGAACCGCGAAAGTCTCAGTTGGAAGATTTAGTCCGCAAAACTAATCCGTTGTTACTCGATATAGATTTGGAAACAGAAGAATTAGCTGAGCGCTATATTAAGGAAGGAATTATTCCTGAAAAGTATAGAAGTGATGCACTGCATATTGCTGTAACTGTAATAAATGGAATAGATGTAATTGTCAGTTGGAATTTTGAACATATTGTAAAACTCAAGACAAGAATTATGGTTGGCGGAGTAAATAAATTGCTTGGCTATCACGAGATAGAAATTTGTTCACCCGAGGAGGTCGTTGAACCATGA
- a CDS encoding WD40 repeat domain-containing protein, which yields MKRTKENRYYIRPLFFMHVWVLLSCLILFISRGTVSAEEKATLQNTAQNGEKSIDRPWSCHENAVNSLAFSPDARTLISGNDNGIVIWDLTSMKPVGKLLPGHSGVVWSVAFSPDGKMMVSGGADGTVILWDMAGMKSRGEPMIAHEGWVECVSFSPDGKTFASCGADGLILLWDVANMKAIGEPCMGHTEPVECIAFSPNGKILASCGVDGNVILWDIADMKQIGEPLTGHTMWVESVAFSPDGTLLASGSDDGTIILWDVAGRKPIDKPLTGHKGAVESVVFSPDGKVLASCSMDKSVILWNIADRRPIGEALTGHTEPVESVSFSPDGTLVASGSEDGTIILWDVASQKPIGIPLTIGKED from the coding sequence ATGAAGCGTACAAAAGAGAATCGGTATTACATAAGACCTCTGTTTTTTATGCATGTTTGGGTATTATTGTCCTGTCTTATTTTGTTCATTAGCAGAGGAACTGTCTCTGCCGAAGAAAAAGCAACGTTACAAAATACAGCACAGAACGGGGAAAAATCTATAGACAGACCCTGGAGCTGTCACGAGAATGCCGTAAACAGTCTTGCCTTCAGTCCTGATGCCAGGACGTTGATATCTGGTAATGATAACGGTATTGTGATATGGGATTTGACGAGTATGAAACCTGTTGGTAAACTTCTTCCTGGTCACAGTGGGGTGGTATGGAGTGTTGCATTTAGTCCCGATGGGAAAATGATGGTATCAGGCGGTGCAGATGGAACTGTTATCCTGTGGGATATGGCGGGTATGAAGTCCAGGGGTGAACCTATGATAGCACATGAAGGGTGGGTAGAATGTGTCTCATTCAGCCCCGACGGTAAAACATTTGCCTCATGTGGTGCGGATGGGCTCATCCTATTATGGGATGTGGCAAATATGAAAGCAATCGGTGAGCCTTGCATGGGTCACACTGAACCGGTGGAGTGCATAGCCTTCAGCCCAAATGGTAAGATATTGGCTTCATGCGGAGTGGATGGAAATGTTATTCTGTGGGACATTGCGGACATGAAACAAATTGGAGAACCGCTTACAGGCCATACGATGTGGGTGGAGAGCGTTGCCTTTAGTCCGGATGGTACGTTACTGGCATCAGGCAGTGATGACGGTACGATTATTTTGTGGGACGTGGCGGGGAGGAAGCCCATTGATAAACCCCTGACAGGCCATAAAGGAGCAGTGGAAAGTGTTGTATTCAGTCCGGATGGTAAGGTGCTGGCCTCATGCAGTATGGACAAGTCCGTTATCTTGTGGAATATAGCAGACAGAAGGCCTATTGGTGAAGCTTTAACTGGCCATACTGAGCCGGTGGAGAGCGTTTCCTTCAGTCCGGATGGCACGTTAGTAGCCTCGGGCAGTGAGGATGGAACCATTATTCTCTGGGATGTGGCAAGCCAGAAACCAATCGGTATACCCCTGACTATTGGCAAAGAAGATTAA